GCATGGTTCAAGTCGAGATTTGTAATCAGGCCTCTTACAAACGTGGACACGAATCTGAAAAGCTTCACATATGGCTCCTAAAGCCATACACATGGAACGTCATAGACACTACAGTAGATAATAAggattgaataaaaataatacctgGCTATGATTAATCGATGggagatttgtttaaaaaaaaaaaaaacctcacagcCCTAGCTTCCACATGTTCAATCATATCTGTTATGTTCCACTtgatatgtactgtacatgatcATATATGGACATTGAAGTGGACTTGGACCAGCAGTGTAAATCCGGCCTAAGATTTGTGTCTTCTATCAGCAACACCATGCCTCAACAAAACACTCTGGAATATACCAAATAGCAATAATGACTTAATTTTAGCCTACATAGTCAAAACACTTGGCAGAACTTCTAATTGGCTGATGGAATGCTAGCGTAGACATGCCGTTgccctaaaccaaatgtatgtaaaagttTGATCATTCCTATCCATCAAACCAAATATGAACACTGTACCTTACCCCAATCATTTGTTGAAACGTCTCGAAAGCAGATCTCGTTGGCCAGCCGCTCTAAGTACTCGGGCAGGTCCGAGTACTCGTCTCCGTAAGAAATGACCTTGATGCCCTTGTCCAGCATGTTGTCGCGCAGCTTCTTGAACTCGCCCACATCCTCGCGTCGCACAAGCATGAAGTGCTCCAGGTCGGACTTGTGTTTGACCGCCTCCAAGAACAACGCCTGGAAGGTGGTGTCGTCGACGGTGCGCCCGCAGCCCAGGAAAACAAACGATTTGGTCTCGTACAGCTTCTGGATCTCGCGCTGTGGAATCCGGTGGGAATATGTGTTACTCGGGAACTAGTCATTACTTAGGTAGCACATACCAATTATATATTGTCTCATCCAAAAGTGGAAGCCCACTAGCGATTTACCCACCCCATAAAAGGGTTTACATTTctctatagatgccacaagaagAAGGCAGCAAACCACTACATCACATGAAGTGCCTCAACTTATTTCAACAtagttcttttttaaaaatcaaaacccACAGGGAAGATATGGGCCTCAGATATCGCTTTCGGCATAGAGCGCCATTTTTAAACCAGTATGTCAGcttcaaatgtgtaaaaaaaaatgtacattgctTGTTATGTTGTGTGCGTTTCTGGTGCTCAAACTGCATCGGCATCACTTTGATGGAATATGTTGCCGTAGACCACATTTTTATGGCTCCTTAAAAGGTGCATGACGCAACGTTGACgtgttaaaataaccatatttttcacccacacatgttttaagaattgtataaATGGGCAGGAGGCACTACTGTGGCACAATGGCTGTTGCCCCTATTTTCCTgtagagtgaaataatgatcgGGCATTCGGGACCGAAGTTTGGGAGTGTATGGACGAGTCCGTGGTAAAAGACAAGCCAAAGCGGATATAAAATTCcgtcaaaataataatgaacCAATACTGCTGTGCGACCCTCCATCTCCCGGTGGCTCCTTTTGTTCGACCATCGGACGAAAGTTTTGGGACATGCAAAGGGAGTTTTCCACAGAGGTGACTCTGACCGAGGAAAAAATCTCCCCCTCGACCACATGGTCAGAATACCGAGCAGAAAAGGATAACACTGTTGAGTGTGCCAAAAAGGGCAAAACTTGGCGTCCGGGAGgacgtggatcaatattggagcaGCGTTAATATTGAAGTAGGTGGAAACAAGGATGAAACGGCTTGCTTTCTTCTTGCTGAAAAAGGTAAGACCTCGTCACGAAAATGCGATAGGGTCAAGTTACGATAAGCAGTGCCCAATAAAACTACCACTAACTAAAGTCTAGGCTTTTCACCAGAGCGgtcgcaaatctgcaaaaaagtTGCTAACTTGCGTTCGGTGCCTTTCAAAGAGGTTAAACTAAATTTGACAAAATGTAgattattattagtttattaaccctggagaacccacggggtcaaatttggcccctataatttctgctactcaaataacaaagacctttttttttttttttttttttacaaatttaacttcaaaagtccagagtgccacttctgacccctgcatggggccatctagtggatgaatattgcacttacatgagccagagtggtggtgacaagatggctggcaacatgctgttttgttgagctggaaatcaatccaaacaaaaccatcttctcagcaaaccatcagatggtaaaattgtgtttttttttgttaatctatttcatatcatgttgcagaatgcctaggagtatgttttatatatatattttgataaattagcacctctgagctagttaaaaaaaaaaaacatttattttggtgttcagtgaatttatagcagtcattgaatgtataattcataattttccaaggaagaaaagggttcttgggttctccagggttaaaagtgGATTTGCAAAATGGGTAATCTCTCCCCCCTAATGGAAGCATGATACTGTTTTCTGCTCTGGTGTGCTAACACTCACCATAACCTCAGTGTTCCTCAGCACATTCTGGTAGCCAGCGGGGTGCAGCACAATGCCACACGGGTTGGTGTAGACACCGTGGATGTGTAGGACGCTTAACCGCCGCTTCTCCTGAGCCCACTCCAACACCTTACGCACCAGAAAGAAAACACGTGTTAGAACAGTCCACCGCACACCATCCTGTTCTGACTGGGTCGGTCGGGAGTAGCAGTAAGAGGATATTTACAACCCTGATGGAGACATGACATAAATACCAGGACTGAGAGGCACAATGGTATGTCTCAATCAGGAAAGTTAATTtgcattttatgatttattttaaatgcaagATAAGAAATAATAACGCCATTTTGTTGCGCAAAAGTGTGCTTCCGCTTCGGAATCAGTTTTAAACCGAAAGCAAACGGAGTCCAAGATGTAAAACAAAACCGAATTGTCGCCCAGCTGTTGTAAACAGAAGGTGTGATCGTTATCTACGGGGTCAATATTGACCCATGAGGAACTTTACTAAAAGGCTGTCAAAGTGTCTAAAAACAGAAGATAAGACCATGTTGAATTTGCTTTGTCATCTAACAAATTCAGATACCGGTATCGGCCCCGATATTGcataaaaacagtggtatcggcaagtactaacaagtaacatgccgatactattatttctgacgctaatataggactttggatgcaacatcttgtgttttacttgtgcacaacattcactgatgtgtgacgtgttcgcTGCATGCCAAGCTAGGATATCccattggcccttgaatgctctgaaccaatggcaggacagctttttcatgttgagaaaaaacatcaacttaggcatcggtatggtatcggcatcggccgatacggCAAAACTGGGTATCGTATCgggggggccaaaaaacggtatcgctTTAGTATTTCAAGttcttgtcattttgttttgttacctTTCCAAGTCAGACCTAATAATAAAGTCTGTTCAGCGACCTTTGCTCTCCGTTCAAATTGCTGACTGGCTTTAACTAGGCTAGACCGCTCAATCAATACCTCAGCATAATGCAAACAGGAACCTTTACCTTTTTCTCGTCAGTCAGATCCAAAGACTCCAGCTTGGTGCCTTGGTGGGCTGCGTAGATCTCCAACAGGTTGTCGAAATTGGTGGTGAGGACCAGCGCGCCGCTCTCCATTAACTGCAGCACGGAGCGCAGTAGATGTTTCCCAGCATGCTCCATCTTGCACTCCAAATCATCGAACACCTCGTACAGGCAGTCCTTGAAGAACGTGGATCGCACATTGCCTGTTCTCTGAAAACAATATGACACATTGCTCACAAtcgtggttaaaaaaaaacaacaacaacattgcaaTCTCCAAAGACTGGaattttgaatcactactgccacctgtggctgaaCAATACAACTGCATTTGGCATTCAGAAACCTGCAACATGTAGGGAACTCTAATTGGATTAAACTTGAGTTCAGGGTGTTATCTCATCATGTGACCTAAAAACAAGGCTATATCAAGTGCCTGTAAATAAATGAGCAATACATTTGCCTACACGGCTTGGAGCCAGGGCATAATCACCCAAACAATATTTTAAGCCCCTTCAAGCGCTGACATCGCAATGGGGGCCAAAATCTGCCTGGCGATCACAGCGGTTACTGGGGCGAGACTGCATCTGAGTGAAAGGGCATGCGGTATAAGTGGGAGTAGGCCGTGAACACCGAAAGCAATTGTCACTTTTGTTGTCACTTTCACAATTGCAGGATGCTGTGACTTTGGCAATATAACGTTTCACTTGGATCTGTGTTGCTTCAATTTTGTGGAATTTCCTAATATGCTGTCATACATGAGAATTGTGCCAAaacgacacacacacaatacatatGCATGAAGCTAAAAATAGTGAAACTTTGTGCTCCGCCGTAGTGACCAAGGTGATCTGGGCACAGGGAGACGGGACTTGCCGTGATTACCGGACTAATGGGCTAAACAGCTTGACTCCTTTCCACAGGAAGAAACAATTATCCACATCTAGTGTCTATGGCAGCCTAGTCCATCGCTGTGGTCTCGGGCCATCCGAGGATTTCAGCAAACACCAAATAAAGTGCAAGTAAACAACAGACTTCACCAGTTTCAACGAGGCTTACTTTGTATTCGGTGCACAGTTTTGCCTAAAAACGTTTTAGTAGAGATAAATTAAGTATTGCATACTTCCTTCTTCTTACATTTGGGAAATTCCAGTGACCCGAGACAAACCCTTGACTCTATACAGGGGGGGAAATGAGCTcctataatttatttaaaagagGTTCAAAGTTACTGAGACTGTTAGGATGATACACTATGATAAATACTAAATTGTTGGGATGATCAAATAAACTCAGTTATATTCTAATGAGCCTCATTTTAACCACAGCCAAACTTTAAGGACaatatttgctttttcttttggaTTACCCCCATGACCTGAAACTCTTTTTGCAGACTATGTAAATCTCCCCGTTGAATGAGGTCAAACTGCTGCGATGGTGGATTTTTCAGGATATAAGCATTCTTACATAGTTCTTTCGACATTCCGAGAGAGAActagaatacatttttgaagTTACTTAGTAGTTGGCAGTTTATAATGAACACTGCACGTATGTGCGCCAAAAAAAACAGTCTTTTGAATACACTTTTTATGTGTGTATAAAACCCATATAAATAAAACTATGCAAGatatatttaaaacacaaatttgtCAAGCAAAAAATGACTGTGTAGTATTATAGCACaattacatttcaaatattttaggGATGCACCAGATATTTGGCCACATGATATTTCTATCCGAAAAGTCTTCTACTGCAGTGCAAGCGTGCTAGGTGTTGGCTGTTGCTTTAACTAAATGCACAGCTGCTagtttgcctcttttttttttctccccgtgTTGCTTTTCGAGCAAACAGGTGTGCACCACATGCGCGTGAAAAGAAAATGTCCGATAAAGCCATTAACTGTTGTTTGCTCCCTTCGGGACAGCAGGCTGAGGGGCTGACGCAAAGTGAGCTTTATCAGTGTCAAAAGTGCGATGAGACATGACTAACACAGGAGGCAAATGCTATCAGGACCGCCCCACCCCCCCCATTTGCCGGTGCAGATGGGTCCAATAAGTAAAAGCGGAAAAAGTCACATGGATTATGGTGTAGCTTTGATCCATTTTTGCAATGTAATTTtgggtttattatttatttatttattttattttattttttgtggcggctgtggctccgggtgtagagacggttgtTCAGTAACCAGGTGGtcagctgttcgatccccgctctccccaagtcatttGACGTTGtgcccttgggcaagacacttcataCAAATTGCCTCAAAAgcgctactcacactggtgaatgaatggtgcaaatgtttggtggtggtcggcggggccgtaggcgcacaccggcagccacacttccgtcagcctgccccagggcagctgtggctacttaagtagcttaccgccaccagagtgttaatatgtgagtgcatgaataatgtatccattccactGTAAAGAGTCTTTGAGTGCCAAGAAAAAGTTATACATAAATCTGAAGCATTTtaaatct
The genomic region above belongs to Vanacampus margaritifer isolate UIUO_Vmar chromosome 5, RoL_Vmar_1.0, whole genome shotgun sequence and contains:
- the fam118b gene encoding protein FAM118B isoform X3 — translated: MASVVAVKTEKRTAADSQDADSNGKKPRKLLPSLKTKHAPELVLVIGTGISSAVAPQVPALRSWKGLIQALLDAANDFDLLEEEESRRFQKHMKEDKNLVHVAHDLIQKLSPRTGNVRSTFFKDCLYEVFDDLECKMEHAGKHLLRSVLQLMESGALVLTTNFDNLLEIYAAHQGTKLESLDLTDEKKVLEWAQEKRRLSVLHIHGVYTNPCGIVLHPAGYQNVLRNTEVMREIQKLYETKSFVFLGCGRTVDDTTFQALFLEAVKHKSDLEHFMLVRREDVGEFKKLRDNMLDKGIKVISYGDEYSDLPEYLERLANEICFRDVSTNDWG
- the fam118b gene encoding protein FAM118B isoform X1, which produces MASVVAVKTEKRTAADSQDADSNGKKPRKLLPSLKTKHAPELVLVIGTGISSAVAPQVPALRSWKGLIQALLDAANDFDLLEEEESRRFQKHMKEDKNLVHVAHDLIQKLSPRTGNVRSTFFKDCLYEVFDDLECKMEHAGKHLLRSVLQLMESGALVLTTNFDNLLEIYAAHQGTKLESLDLTDEKKVLEWAQEKRRLSVLHIHGVYTNPCGIVLHPAGYQNVLRNTEVMREIQKLYETKSFVFLGCGRTVDDTTFQALFLEAVKHKSDLEHFMLVRREDVGEFKKLRDNMLDKGIKVISYGDEYSDLPEYLERLANEICFRDVSTNDWGKVQCSYLV
- the fam118b gene encoding protein FAM118B isoform X2, with the translated sequence MASVVAVKTEKRTAADSQDADSNGKKPRKLLPSLKTKHAPELVLVIGTGISSAVAPQVPALRSWKGLIQALLDAANDFDLLEEEESRRFQKHMKEDKNLVHVAHDLIQKLSPRTGNVRSTFFKDCLYEVFDDLECKMEHAGKHLLRSVLQLMESGALVLTTNFDNLLEIYAAHQGTKLESLDLTDEKKVLEWAQEKRRLSVLHIHGVYTNPCGIVLHPAGYQNVLRNTEVMREIQKLYETKSFVFLGCGRTVDDTTFQALFLEAVKHKSDLEHFMLVRREDVGEFKKLRDNMLDKGIKVISYGDEYSDLPEYLERLANEICFRDVSTNDWGY